One Glycocaulis abyssi DNA window includes the following coding sequences:
- the edd gene encoding phosphogluconate dehydratase, which translates to MPAPLHPVIEEVTARIEARSRSTRAAYLSLIAEARKDGPQRKILSCGNLAHGFAASGEDKEKLKSLVWPNIAIVTAYNDMLSAHQPLGAYPDIIKAAAREAGATAQIAGGVPAMCDGVTQGQAGMELSLFSRDVIAMATAVSLSHDMFDAAICLGVCDKIVPGLLIGALRFGHLPVLFLPAGPMRSGLPNTEKARIRQLYAEGKAGRDQLLDAESASYHSPGTCTFYGTANSNQMMMELMGLHLPGSAFINPGTPLREAMVEATARRAAKITALGQDYRPIGEAIDARAIINAIVGLNATGGSTNHTIHLVAIARAAGLIINWDDFEDISHVTPLLTKIYPNGPADVNHFHAAGGMGFLVRELLQAGLLHGDVMTPGADSLADFAREPFLEGETLVWRDAPAESLDGDVLRPASDPIAPDGGLRVVAGTLGRAVVKVSAVKPEHRRVSAPAVVFDTQDDLLAAFKAGRLERDFVAVIRFQGPKANGMPELHKLTPTLGVLQDRGFKVALVTDGRMSGASGKVLAAIHVCPEALDGGPIARVRDGDVITVCADTGVLSVDVQPDELAARAAAICDLTASHRGLGRELFAGFRQIASSAEEGALSIPGLCEPASPRPVTETVA; encoded by the coding sequence ATGCCCGCCCCGCTCCATCCTGTTATCGAGGAAGTGACCGCCCGCATCGAGGCGCGCAGCCGCAGCACGCGTGCGGCCTATCTCTCCCTCATTGCCGAGGCCCGCAAGGACGGGCCGCAACGCAAGATCCTGTCGTGTGGCAATCTTGCTCACGGATTTGCCGCATCGGGCGAGGACAAGGAAAAGCTGAAATCGCTGGTCTGGCCGAACATCGCCATCGTGACGGCCTATAACGACATGCTGTCGGCGCATCAGCCACTGGGTGCCTACCCCGACATTATCAAGGCCGCGGCGCGTGAAGCCGGTGCAACCGCCCAGATTGCCGGCGGCGTGCCGGCCATGTGCGACGGCGTTACCCAGGGCCAGGCCGGGATGGAGCTGTCGCTCTTCTCGCGCGACGTCATCGCCATGGCGACCGCTGTCTCGCTGTCTCACGACATGTTCGATGCAGCGATCTGCCTTGGCGTATGCGACAAGATCGTGCCGGGCCTGCTGATCGGCGCGCTGCGTTTTGGCCACCTGCCCGTGCTGTTTCTGCCCGCCGGGCCGATGCGCTCGGGCCTGCCCAACACCGAGAAGGCGCGCATCCGCCAGCTATACGCCGAAGGCAAGGCCGGACGCGACCAGCTGCTGGACGCTGAAAGCGCCAGCTATCACAGCCCCGGCACCTGCACTTTCTACGGCACCGCCAACTCCAACCAGATGATGATGGAGCTGATGGGACTGCACCTGCCAGGCTCTGCCTTCATCAATCCGGGCACGCCCCTGCGCGAGGCCATGGTAGAGGCCACCGCAAGGCGCGCAGCGAAAATCACCGCGCTGGGGCAGGACTACCGGCCCATCGGCGAGGCCATCGACGCGCGCGCGATCATCAACGCCATTGTGGGGCTGAACGCGACCGGGGGCTCCACCAATCACACCATACATCTCGTTGCGATCGCGCGGGCGGCGGGCCTCATCATCAACTGGGACGATTTTGAAGACATTTCCCATGTCACGCCGCTGCTGACGAAAATCTATCCGAACGGTCCAGCCGACGTGAACCATTTCCACGCGGCAGGCGGGATGGGCTTTCTGGTCCGCGAGCTTCTACAGGCTGGCCTGCTGCACGGCGATGTCATGACGCCAGGTGCTGACAGCCTTGCCGATTTCGCACGCGAGCCCTTCCTCGAGGGTGAGACGCTGGTCTGGCGCGACGCACCGGCGGAAAGCCTTGACGGCGATGTACTGCGCCCCGCCAGTGACCCGATTGCCCCCGATGGCGGGCTGCGGGTGGTGGCCGGGACGCTGGGACGGGCCGTGGTGAAGGTCTCCGCCGTCAAGCCGGAGCACCGCCGGGTCAGCGCGCCTGCTGTCGTTTTCGACACCCAGGACGATCTTCTCGCCGCCTTCAAGGCAGGCAGGCTGGAGCGCGACTTCGTCGCCGTGATCCGCTTTCAGGGACCGAAGGCCAATGGCATGCCGGAGCTGCACAAGCTGACGCCAACCCTGGGTGTCCTGCAGGACCGGGGCTTCAAGGTGGCGCTGGTTACCGACGGGCGCATGTCGGGCGCATCCGGCAAGGTGCTGGCCGCCATCCATGTCTGCCCGGAAGCGCTGGACGGCGGCCCGATAGCCCGTGTGCGCGATGGCGATGTGATTACGGTCTGTGCCGATACGGGTGTGCTGTCGGTGGATGTCCAGCCGGACGAACTTGCAGCGCGCGCGGCCGCCATTTGCGATCTGACAGCGAGCCATCGCGGACTCGGACGCGAACTGTTCGCCGGCTTCCGCCAGATCGCCAGCAGCGCCGAGGAAGGCGCATTGTCCATTCCCGGCCTGTGCGAGCCTGCCTCGCCCAGGCCCGTCACGGAGACTGTCGCATGA
- the eda gene encoding bifunctional 4-hydroxy-2-oxoglutarate aldolase/2-dehydro-3-deoxy-phosphogluconate aldolase — protein sequence MNTPPSLDALIDAASVIPVLAVKRLEDAAPLAMALAAGGLKVIELTLRTDVALDAMKAMQDAAPELIVGMGTIRTPEQARASAEAGASFLVSPGLTPELGEAMLATGLACLPGVATAGEAMASQAQGFEVLKFFPAEPAGGIAYLKALEGPLPDIRFCPTGSISREKAPDYLALTNVVCVGGSWIASPGDIDAGNWTAITANARAAEAMKGR from the coding sequence ATGAACACCCCGCCCTCTCTGGACGCCCTTATCGATGCGGCAAGCGTTATTCCGGTGCTGGCCGTAAAGCGGCTGGAAGACGCCGCGCCGCTGGCAATGGCTCTGGCCGCGGGCGGGCTGAAGGTCATCGAGCTGACCTTGCGCACCGATGTGGCGCTGGACGCCATGAAGGCCATGCAGGACGCGGCTCCGGAGCTGATCGTCGGCATGGGCACAATCCGCACACCGGAGCAGGCGCGGGCATCGGCCGAGGCGGGCGCGTCCTTCCTCGTCAGCCCCGGCCTGACGCCGGAGCTGGGGGAGGCGATGCTGGCGACCGGGCTCGCCTGCCTGCCGGGCGTTGCCACAGCGGGCGAGGCGATGGCCTCGCAGGCACAAGGCTTTGAGGTGCTGAAATTCTTTCCCGCAGAGCCCGCAGGCGGCATCGCGTATCTGAAGGCGCTGGAGGGTCCCCTGCCCGATATCCGCTTCTGTCCGACCGGCTCGATCAGCCGGGAGAAGGCGCCTGACTATCTGGCCCTGACGAATGTCGTGTGCGTGGGGGGGTCCTGGATCGCCAGCCCCGGCGATATTGATGCCGGCAACTGGACCGCCATCACGGCGAATGCCCGCGCCGCCGAGGCCATGAAGGGACGGTAA
- a CDS encoding 2-keto-4-pentenoate hydratase has translation MTARNANIEAISAAFLAARRRGGALKSFPGALPETLDEAYSVQDRSIAGWPDRVGGWKIGLIMPAFRAGAGADRLAGPIFARQIVEDRHGHVHDMPVFDGGFAAVEAEFVFRLASGLDAGIPVTPDTAAGIVDSLHVGVEIASSPFAGINDKGPMSVISDFGNNNGLIVGAAIENWRECDPAGLTARVDIDGKTVGAANAAAIPGGPLAALCFLIDLCRKRGIELKAGDYVSTGAATGVHEAPIGASSIADFGPHGQIAVRLVAAEGAIPAKVTA, from the coding sequence TTGACGGCTCGCAACGCGAATATAGAAGCCATATCAGCGGCTTTCCTGGCTGCCCGCAGACGGGGTGGTGCCCTGAAATCGTTTCCCGGCGCGCTGCCTGAGACGCTGGATGAAGCCTATTCGGTTCAGGATCGTTCAATTGCCGGCTGGCCGGACCGGGTGGGCGGATGGAAGATCGGTCTCATCATGCCTGCCTTCCGGGCCGGCGCCGGTGCCGACCGGCTGGCAGGTCCGATTTTCGCCCGGCAGATTGTCGAGGACCGGCACGGGCATGTTCATGACATGCCGGTCTTCGATGGCGGTTTTGCCGCTGTCGAGGCCGAGTTCGTGTTCCGGCTCGCATCGGGGCTGGATGCCGGCATTCCCGTGACGCCCGATACAGCAGCCGGTATCGTTGACAGCCTGCACGTTGGGGTGGAGATCGCGTCGAGTCCGTTTGCCGGGATCAATGACAAGGGCCCGATGTCGGTGATCAGCGATTTCGGGAATAATAACGGGCTTATTGTCGGCGCGGCGATTGAAAACTGGCGCGAGTGCGACCCGGCCGGCCTGACCGCCCGGGTGGACATTGACGGCAAGACCGTGGGCGCTGCCAATGCGGCTGCGATCCCTGGCGGACCGCTCGCGGCGCTGTGCTTCCTGATCGATCTGTGCCGCAAGCGCGGGATCGAGCTGAAGGCCGGCGACTATGTGTCGACGGGGGCTGCAACGGGCGTACACGAGGCGCCGATAGGCGCGTCGTCGATTGCCGATTTCGGCCCGCATGGCCAGATAGCGGTGCGGCTGGTGGCCGCCGAGGGCGCCATCCCGGCCAAGGTGACGGCGTAA
- a CDS encoding pectate lyase, producing MRKSFAGIAAIAFLAACSPEPAGNSTGEATSPAAERTGPARTSPEQAAAALAAAAARPDRVPAAPDIPPLSDEPAPWFVPPGSIPAFPGAEGFGRYAIGGRGGRVFKVTNLNDSGPGSLREAVEADGPRIVLFDVDGIIRLESPLIISNDFITIAGQSAPGGGITLRDHDLTVNANHVIIRHIRSRMGNEAGHEDDSISIRGGHHIILDHVSASWAIDENLSASQSYDPERGGNHLSNVTVQWSIISEGLYRAGHEKGDRGYGSLIRGSHGARYSWLNNLWAHNHSRMPRVGNYATPYTDPEGVLFDFRNNVFYNWGHGAETDFWNWTPARDTFDYRAAQGLVSDMLYGREGFDYHHAAGTDLDPASVARYNFVNNAYVQGPDTLGPVIFYMRNVTGRAFFEGNTVDGQLMPQLNLVRSAAPDRTFVDRAFPAGEVTTVSAGDAYERVLERAGASFYRDAIDARVIEEVRTRTGIIPDSAADVGGWVDVPQGEPRTDSNGDGIPDEWLIAQGIDPQGPCRANETGEDGYTLIERWFNSLAE from the coding sequence ATGCGCAAATCTTTCGCTGGCATAGCTGCCATCGCCTTTCTCGCTGCCTGCTCGCCTGAACCGGCTGGCAATAGCACCGGTGAGGCCACCTCTCCCGCGGCGGAGCGCACCGGCCCGGCACGCACATCGCCCGAACAGGCTGCTGCCGCACTGGCCGCCGCTGCCGCCCGGCCTGACCGGGTCCCGGCCGCGCCCGACATTCCCCCGCTGAGCGATGAGCCCGCCCCCTGGTTCGTGCCTCCGGGCAGCATTCCCGCCTTTCCGGGCGCGGAAGGCTTTGGCCGCTATGCTATCGGCGGGCGTGGCGGACGCGTCTTCAAGGTGACAAATCTCAATGATTCCGGTCCCGGCTCCTTGCGTGAAGCCGTGGAAGCGGACGGTCCGCGCATCGTGCTATTTGATGTCGATGGTATCATCCGGCTGGAAAGCCCGCTCATCATCAGCAATGACTTCATCACGATCGCAGGCCAGAGCGCGCCGGGCGGCGGGATCACGTTGCGCGACCATGATCTCACGGTGAACGCGAACCACGTCATCATTCGCCATATCCGCTCGCGCATGGGCAATGAGGCAGGCCATGAGGACGATTCCATCTCCATACGCGGCGGCCACCACATCATCCTCGACCACGTATCGGCCAGCTGGGCGATCGACGAGAATCTTTCCGCTTCACAGAGCTATGATCCCGAGCGCGGCGGCAATCACCTCTCCAACGTCACCGTTCAGTGGTCGATCATCTCCGAAGGGCTCTACCGGGCCGGTCATGAAAAGGGCGACCGGGGCTATGGCAGCCTGATCAGGGGCAGTCATGGCGCGCGCTATTCCTGGCTGAACAATCTGTGGGCCCACAACCATTCGCGCATGCCCCGCGTGGGCAATTACGCCACGCCCTACACCGACCCTGAAGGCGTGCTCTTCGATTTCCGCAACAATGTCTTCTACAACTGGGGGCACGGCGCGGAGACCGATTTCTGGAACTGGACGCCTGCGCGCGACACGTTCGACTACAGAGCCGCGCAAGGGCTTGTAAGCGACATGCTCTATGGGCGTGAGGGCTTCGACTACCACCACGCCGCCGGCACCGATCTCGATCCCGCCTCGGTGGCCCGCTACAACTTCGTCAACAATGCCTATGTGCAGGGCCCGGACACTCTGGGGCCGGTCATCTTCTACATGCGCAACGTGACGGGCCGCGCCTTCTTTGAAGGCAATACGGTCGATGGTCAGCTTATGCCCCAGCTCAACCTGGTACGCTCTGCCGCGCCGGACCGCACCTTCGTGGACCGGGCTTTCCCCGCCGGCGAGGTAACGACGGTTTCTGCCGGAGATGCCTATGAGCGCGTGCTGGAGCGCGCCGGCGCCTCCTTCTACCGCGATGCCATCGATGCCCGCGTGATCGAGGAGGTACGCACCCGCACCGGCATCATCCCCGATAGTGCGGCGGATGTCGGCGGCTGGGTGGACGTGCCGCAAGGCGAGCCGCGCACCGACTCCAATGGCGATGGCATTCCCGATGAATGGCTGATCGCACAAGGCATCGACCCGCAAGGACCATGCCGCGCCAACGAGACCGGCGAGGACGGCTACACGCTGATAGAGCGCTGGTTCAACAGCCTGGCCGAATAG
- a CDS encoding TRAP transporter substrate-binding protein has translation MARLTRRALTGGLMAGSALAAAGCGEISRPLFSSDTHSSDYPTVEAVRMMGRLLEERSGGRLSIRIYSGGQLGSERDTLELTVFGGLDLNRVNLAPLNAFAPETVILSLPFVFQSEAHMRAALDGAPGQAVLDALEPHGLIGLCFYDSGARSFYNTRRPIRTPGDMRGLKIRVQNSDLYVSMVEALGANATPMDLSEVYQGLMQGVIDGAENNWPSYELTRHFETAPFYSLTGHVMAPEVLVMSAHRWRQLSADDRALVQACARESVPFMRQLWDARVAAARERITAAGVEVNAVDDVGAFADLMRPVWERFVRTPAQQRLLDDIRNMAGGADA, from the coding sequence ATGGCAAGGCTTACGCGCCGCGCACTGACAGGCGGACTGATGGCAGGCAGCGCGCTTGCCGCCGCCGGTTGCGGGGAAATTTCACGCCCCCTCTTTTCCTCGGACACTCATTCCAGCGACTACCCCACCGTAGAGGCTGTGCGAATGATGGGCCGGCTGCTGGAGGAACGTTCCGGCGGGCGGCTCTCCATCCGCATCTATTCAGGCGGCCAGCTGGGCTCGGAGCGCGACACGCTGGAACTGACCGTGTTTGGCGGGCTGGACCTGAACCGGGTCAATCTGGCGCCGCTCAATGCCTTTGCTCCGGAGACGGTCATCCTGTCCCTGCCCTTCGTGTTTCAGTCCGAGGCCCATATGCGCGCCGCGCTGGATGGCGCGCCCGGTCAGGCCGTGCTGGATGCGCTCGAACCGCACGGGCTGATCGGGCTTTGCTTCTACGATTCCGGGGCGCGCAGCTTTTACAATACCCGCCGCCCCATCCGCACGCCCGGCGACATGCGCGGGCTTAAGATACGTGTCCAGAACTCCGACCTCTATGTCTCGATGGTCGAGGCACTTGGCGCCAACGCAACGCCCATGGACCTGTCGGAAGTCTATCAGGGCCTGATGCAAGGCGTGATCGACGGGGCGGAGAACAACTGGCCGTCCTACGAGTTGACACGCCATTTCGAAACCGCGCCCTTCTACAGCCTGACCGGCCATGTCATGGCACCTGAAGTGCTGGTGATGAGCGCGCACCGCTGGCGCCAGCTCAGCGCCGATGACCGCGCGCTCGTCCAGGCCTGCGCGCGCGAATCCGTGCCCTTCATGCGCCAGCTGTGGGACGCGCGCGTGGCCGCCGCGCGCGAACGCATCACCGCCGCCGGTGTCGAGGTCAACGCGGTCGATGATGTCGGCGCGTTCGCCGATCTGATGCGCCCGGTGTGGGAGCGCTTTGTGCGTACTCCAGCCCAGCAACGCCTTCTCGACGATATCCGCAACATGGCCGGAGGGGCCGATGCTTGA
- a CDS encoding TRAP transporter small permease, with amino-acid sequence MLDRFATITRWLSRLLMFIGATGIAVMTAIIGWQVFGRYVLNASPAWTEQAALVLMVWFVMFGAAAGVHEGFHIRIGAFVEALPVRIRTVCRAFALLIIAACGVALAIWGTQLVREVWSHVIPTLGISRGFAYMPLPVSGGLITLFAIERLAELAAGRERGRMEGRV; translated from the coding sequence ATGCTTGACCGTTTCGCCACGATTACACGCTGGCTGTCCCGCCTGCTCATGTTCATCGGCGCCACCGGCATTGCCGTGATGACCGCGATCATCGGCTGGCAGGTCTTCGGCCGTTATGTGCTCAATGCCAGCCCTGCCTGGACCGAGCAGGCCGCCCTGGTCCTGATGGTCTGGTTTGTCATGTTCGGCGCGGCGGCCGGCGTGCACGAGGGCTTTCACATCCGCATCGGCGCGTTTGTGGAAGCACTGCCCGTGCGCATCCGCACTGTCTGCCGGGCTTTCGCCCTGCTGATCATCGCCGCATGCGGCGTGGCTCTTGCAATCTGGGGCACACAGCTTGTGCGCGAGGTGTGGAGCCATGTCATTCCCACGCTCGGCATCTCGCGCGGCTTTGCCTACATGCCCCTGCCCGTCAGCGGCGGGCTGATCACGCTTTTTGCCATTGAACGTCTCGCCGAGCTTGCTGCCGGGCGCGAACGCGGGCGCATGGAAGGACGTGTCTGA
- a CDS encoding TRAP transporter large permease, with product MELAILLGTLLLLLAIGVPVAFALLGATLVAFLVLDLPAVVAVQRMASGMSVFSLMAIPFFIFAGELMHRAGIAARLVRIAEAAFGRSRGGLGQVDVGASMLFGAVSGSAVASVSALGSTLMPMMKEKGYDTDYAVNVTSTSAVVGLLIPPSHNMIIYAAAAGVGVSVGELFIGGIIPGLLTGALLMFVAWLVAVKRNYPRGEFPGWPAFVAAFAAALPGLMTAVIIVGGILGGFFTATESSSIAVIYTLTVAVLVYRSLSFRAFLEATLAAARTTAMVLFIIGAASAFGWVLAILETPSQLAALILSVTDNPILILLIINLILLLLGTFMDMSPLIVITTPIFLPIAVGLGIDPVHFGVIMMLNLGIGLVTPPVGSVLFVGAAVGGMRMEETVKTIWPFYGALVAALMAITYLPFLTMGLVELMRG from the coding sequence ATGGAACTCGCCATTCTTCTGGGCACCTTGCTGCTTCTTCTGGCCATCGGAGTGCCCGTCGCGTTTGCATTGCTGGGCGCGACACTGGTCGCCTTCCTCGTGCTCGACTTGCCGGCCGTCGTCGCCGTGCAGCGCATGGCATCGGGCATGAGCGTGTTTTCGCTGATGGCGATACCCTTCTTCATCTTCGCCGGTGAACTGATGCACCGGGCCGGTATCGCCGCGCGCCTTGTACGCATCGCGGAAGCGGCCTTCGGGCGTTCACGCGGCGGGCTGGGCCAGGTCGATGTCGGCGCGTCCATGCTGTTTGGCGCAGTGTCGGGCTCGGCGGTTGCCAGCGTCTCGGCACTCGGCTCCACCCTGATGCCGATGATGAAGGAAAAGGGCTATGACACCGACTATGCGGTGAACGTCACCTCAACCTCGGCCGTGGTGGGCCTGCTCATCCCGCCCTCCCACAACATGATCATCTATGCGGCGGCAGCCGGTGTCGGCGTCAGTGTCGGCGAGCTATTCATCGGCGGTATCATTCCCGGCCTTCTGACCGGCGCCCTGCTAATGTTCGTGGCCTGGCTGGTTGCGGTGAAGCGCAACTATCCGCGCGGCGAGTTTCCCGGCTGGCCGGCCTTCGTGGCCGCGTTTGCCGCCGCCCTGCCCGGCCTGATGACAGCCGTCATCATCGTAGGCGGCATTCTGGGCGGCTTCTTCACGGCCACCGAATCCTCCTCCATCGCCGTCATCTACACGCTCACGGTCGCCGTTCTTGTCTATCGCTCGCTCAGCTTCAGGGCCTTCCTGGAGGCCACGCTGGCCGCCGCGCGCACGACCGCCATGGTACTCTTCATCATCGGCGCCGCTTCCGCGTTCGGATGGGTGCTGGCGATACTCGAAACGCCCTCCCAGCTGGCCGCCCTGATCCTGTCGGTCACCGACAACCCCATCCTCATCCTGCTCATCATCAACCTCATCTTGTTGCTGCTGGGCACCTTCATGGACATGTCGCCGCTGATCGTGATCACGACCCCCATCTTCCTGCCCATCGCGGTTGGGCTGGGTATTGATCCTGTGCATTTCGGGGTGATCATGATGCTCAATCTCGGCATCGGGCTGGTCACACCGCCCGTGGGCTCTGTATTGTTCGTTGGCGCGGCCGTCGGCGGCATGCGCATGGAGGAGACCGTGAAGACCATCTGGCCCTTCTACGGCGCACTGGTCGCCGCCCTGATGGCGATCACCTACCTGCCCTTCCTGACCATGGGCCTTGTCGAGCTGATGCGCGGCTAG
- a CDS encoding methylglyoxal synthase has protein sequence MITTLGLVAHDACKPVLLDWVGAHRERLSALTLFATGTTGRRLMEAYPALAVNALKSGPLGGDQQLGAMICEGRLDALVFFTDPMSPQPHDVDVKALTRLAVLYDIPLALNRASAEAVIRG, from the coding sequence GTGATCACAACGCTGGGGCTGGTCGCCCATGACGCCTGCAAGCCGGTGCTGCTGGACTGGGTGGGGGCGCATCGTGAACGCCTGTCGGCGCTGACGCTCTTTGCTACCGGCACGACCGGCCGGCGACTTATGGAGGCCTATCCCGCGCTGGCGGTAAACGCGCTGAAAAGCGGTCCGCTGGGCGGTGACCAGCAGCTTGGCGCGATGATTTGCGAGGGCCGGCTGGACGCGCTCGTCTTTTTCACCGATCCGATGAGCCCCCAGCCCCACGATGTGGATGTGAAGGCGCTCACGCGCCTGGCCGTGCTGTACGACATACCGCTGGCCCTGAACCGGGCCAGCGCCGAGGCGGTCATCCGCGGCTAG